A single Nicotiana tabacum cultivar K326 chromosome 5, ASM71507v2, whole genome shotgun sequence DNA region contains:
- the LOC107807656 gene encoding putative serine/threonine-protein kinase PBL8, with the protein MGNCGTREESAVISNAHHQVQQQGISLPNRNLGGDAKRQHSHSRSTSDLSEPSTPRNLEDFRKNAVLYTHIIAFTLFELETITKSFRSDYILGEGGFGTVYKGYIDENVRVGLKSLPVAVKVLNKEGLQGHREWLTEVNFLGQLRHPNLVKLIGYCCEDDHRLLVYEFMFRGSLENHLFRKATIPLSWATRMMIALGAAKGLAFLHNAERPVIYRDFKTSNILLDSDYTAKLSDFGLAKAGPQGDETHVSTRVMGTYGYAAPEYVMTGHLTARSDVYSFGVVLLELLTGRKSVDKTRPSKEQNLVDWARPKLNDKRKMLQIIDPRLDNQYSVRAAQKACSLAYYCLSQNPKARPLMSDVVETLEPLQSSGGSANETSSTGSGVRFAMGRVPDYRTHHRYAGSLGAAAGCRSPNPNCSPGAPAACRVR; encoded by the exons ATGGGCAATTGTGGTACTAGAGAAGAATCTGCTGTTATCTCCAATGCTCATCATCAAG TCCAGCAGCAGGGGATATCGTTGCCAAACAGGAATTTAGGTGGTGACGCCAAGAGACAACACAGTCATAGCCGGTCTACATCAGATCTGAGTGAACCTTCGACCCCGAGGAACTTAGAGGACTTTAGGAAGAATGCGGTACTCTACACACACATAATAGCTTTCACGCTTTTTGAGCTGGAAACAATAACTAAAAGCTTTCGATCTGACTATATTCTTGGTGAGGGTGGTTTTGGAACTGTTTACAAGGGCTACATTGATGAGAATGTTCGAGTTGGACTCAAGTCACTACCCGTTGCTGTTAAAGTCCTTAACAAAGAGGGACTTCAAGGCCACCGCGAGTGGCTTACTGAGGTCAACTTTCTTGGACAGCTTAGGCATCCTAATCTTGTTAAGTTGATTGGCTATTGCTGTGAGGATGACCATCGTTTGCTCGTGTATGAGTTTATGTTCAGAGGAAGCTTAGAGAATCATCTCTTCCGAA AGGCTACTATTCCACTATCTTGGGCCACAAGAATGATGATTGCTCTTGGAGCAGCTAAAGGGCTAGCATTCCTTCATAATGCAGAAAGACCTGTTATCTATCGTGATTTCAAGACCTCAAATATATTATTGGATTCT GATTATACGGCAAAACTATCTGATTTTGGGCTTGCAAAAGCGGGGCCACAGGGTGATGAGACCCATGTATCAACTCGGGTGATGGGTACCTATGGTTATGCAGCTCCAGAATATGTTATGACTG GACACCTTACTGCAAGAAGCGACGTGTACAGTTTTGGTGTAGTACTCCTAGAACTATTGACTGGAAGGAAGTCTGTTGACAAAACCAGACCAAGCAAGGAACAGAATCTAGTCGACTGGGCTCGGCCAAAGCTTAACGATAAGAGAAAAATGCTGCAGATCATAGACCCTAGATTAGATAACCAATACTCGGTGAGGGCAGCACAAAAGGCTTGCAGTTTGGCATACTATTGCCTTAGCCAAAACCCCAAAGCAAGACCCTTGATGAGTGACGTGGTTGAGACTTTAGAGCCACTGCAATCCAGTGGTGGCAGTGCAAATGAAACCTCATCAACTGGAAGTGGTGTTCGATTTGCCATGGGAAGGGTCCCAGATTACAGAACCCATCACCGTTATGCTGGCTCTCTTGGTGCTGCAGCTGGTTGTCGGTCTCCCAACCCAAATTGTTCCCCAGGTGCCCCTGCAGCATGCCGCGTTAGATAA
- the LOC107807664 gene encoding cell division control protein 2 homolog C, protein MEKYEKLEKVGEGTYGKVYKAKDKATGQLVALKKTRLEMDEEGIPPTALREISLLQMLSNSLYIVRLLCVEQIDKNGKPLLYLVFEYLDTDLKKFVDSHRKGPNPRPLPPSLIQSFLYQLCKGVAHCHSHGVLHRDLKPQNLLVDKEKGILKIADLGLGRAFTVPIKSYTHEIVTLWYRAPEVLLGSTHYSTAVDMWSVGCIFAEMVRRQALFPGDSEFQQLLHIFRLLGTPTEKQWPGVSSLRDWHVYPKWEPQNLASAVPALGPDGVDLLTKMLQYDPADRISAKAALDHPYFDSLDKSQF, encoded by the exons ATGGAGAAATACGAGAAATTGGAGAAAGTAGGAGAAGGAACGTACGGCAAAGTATATAAAGCAAAGGACAAAGCAACGGGTCAATTGGTGGCGCTGAAGAAAACTCGGCTAGAAATGGACGAAGAAGGGATTCCACCCACTGCTTTAAGAGAAATATCACTTCTTCAAATGCTTTCCAATTCTCTCTACATCGTTCGTCTCCTCTGTGTCGAGCAAATTGACAAAAATGGGAAGCCTCTTCTTTACCTAGTTTTTGAGTATTTGGATACTGATCTGAAGAAATTCGTCGATTCTCATCGTAAAGGTCCTAATCCTAGACCTCTCCCTCCTTCTCTCATCCAG AGTTTCTTATATCAATTGTGCAAAGGGGTCGCTCACTGCCATAGCCATGGAGTTCTCCACAG AGATTTGAAGCCACAGAACCTATTAGTGGACAAAGAGAAGGGCATACTTAAGATTGCTGATTTGGGTCTTGGAAGGGCTTTCACTGTCCCAATAAAGAGCTACACCCATGAG ATTGTTACTCTATGGTACAGAGCTCCTGAAGTCTTGTTGGGATCTACTCATTACTCAACTGCGGTTGATATGTGGTCTGTGGGATGTATTTTTG CCGAGATGGTTCGAAGGCAGGCCTTATTTCCTGGTGACTCTGAGTTTCAGCAATTGCTTCACATATTCAG GTTGTTAGGAACCCCAACTGAGAAGCAGTGGCCTGGAGTGAGTTCACTCCGCGACTGGCATGTTTATCCAAAATGGGAACCTCAGAACTTGGCCTCTGCTGTTCCAGCATTGGGTCCTGATGGTGTGGATCTCCTCACG AAAATGCTCCAATATGATCCGGCAGATAGGATTTCAGCAAAAGCTGCACTTGATCATCCATACTTTGATAGCTTGGACAAGTCGCAATTCTGA